In one Streptomyces sp. T12 genomic region, the following are encoded:
- a CDS encoding ABC transporter substrate-binding protein, which yields MNRRTVLAMVTGALLLSACTGTGGSSKGAEAKAADDPSKVSGTITVLTHRTDLVQDGTMKKYAAEFNKTYPKVKVEFDGLTDYEGEVKIRMNTENYGDVLMIPAVIEKKDYPKFFASLGTQAERSKTYRFTDYTTVDGKVYGQSPLGAVPGFIYNKKVWSEAGITDWPTTPDEFLDDLKAIKSKTDAIPYYTNFKDMWPLTQWTQVNGSVSCDDQATTQLAEGDPWAKGADVRTADTLLYDIVHSGLVEKDPTTTNWEASKPRIAKGEIATMWLGSWAVIQMQGAAKEAGTDPDDIGLMPFPAQKNGTFCAVAQPDYNQAVNIHSEHKEAARAWLDWFTDKSGYAADNLALSPLKSAPLPAVMKPYEEAGVKILDLDDAKGAVVKSIDNQSEIGIYKPDYRQDLVDLARGATKGSLDDFLNGLGEKWTETRKSLGS from the coding sequence ATGAACCGCCGTACAGTCCTCGCCATGGTCACGGGTGCCCTGCTGCTCTCGGCGTGCACCGGCACCGGAGGAAGCTCGAAGGGCGCCGAAGCCAAGGCAGCCGACGACCCGTCGAAGGTGAGCGGCACCATCACGGTGCTCACCCATCGGACCGACCTCGTGCAGGACGGGACGATGAAGAAGTACGCCGCCGAGTTCAACAAGACGTATCCCAAGGTGAAGGTCGAGTTCGACGGCCTCACCGACTACGAGGGCGAAGTCAAGATCCGTATGAACACGGAGAACTACGGCGACGTCCTCATGATCCCGGCCGTGATCGAGAAGAAGGACTACCCCAAGTTCTTCGCCTCGCTGGGCACCCAGGCCGAGCGGAGCAAGACGTACCGCTTCACCGACTACACGACCGTGGACGGCAAGGTCTACGGCCAGAGTCCGCTGGGCGCGGTCCCGGGCTTCATCTACAACAAGAAGGTCTGGAGCGAGGCCGGCATCACCGACTGGCCCACCACACCGGACGAGTTCCTCGACGACCTGAAGGCGATCAAGTCGAAGACCGACGCGATCCCGTACTACACCAACTTCAAGGACATGTGGCCGCTCACCCAGTGGACGCAGGTCAACGGCTCGGTCAGCTGCGACGACCAGGCCACCACCCAGCTCGCCGAGGGCGACCCGTGGGCCAAGGGCGCCGACGTGCGGACCGCCGACACGCTGCTGTACGACATCGTGCACTCGGGCCTCGTCGAGAAGGACCCGACGACCACCAACTGGGAGGCGTCCAAGCCCCGGATCGCGAAGGGCGAGATCGCCACGATGTGGCTCGGCTCCTGGGCGGTCATCCAGATGCAGGGCGCGGCCAAGGAGGCCGGCACCGACCCGGACGACATCGGGCTCATGCCCTTCCCCGCCCAGAAGAACGGCACGTTCTGCGCGGTGGCGCAGCCCGACTACAACCAGGCCGTCAACATCCACTCCGAGCACAAGGAGGCGGCCCGCGCCTGGCTCGACTGGTTCACCGACAAGTCCGGCTACGCGGCGGACAACCTCGCCCTGTCCCCGCTCAAGTCCGCCCCGCTGCCCGCGGTCATGAAGCCGTACGAGGAGGCGGGGGTCAAGATCCTCGACCTCGACGACGCCAAGGGCGCCGTGGTGAAGTCCATCGACAACCAGTCCGAGATCGGCATCTACAAGCCCGACTACCGCCAGGACCTCGTCGACCTCGCCCGCGGCGCCACGAAGGGCAGCCTGGACGACTTCCTGAACGGCCTCGGCGAGAAGTGGACCGAGACCCGGAAGTCCCTGGGGTCCTGA
- a CDS encoding carbohydrate ABC transporter permease → MNRRAVARTLVYLSLIAATVVVLLPLAAVVLTSLKSESEMANDSGALALPDDLLNLHNYATAFEDGRMLSAFANTAIILLFAIGGTVLIGSMTAYAIDRFTFRFKKLVVALFLVAALVPGVTTQVATFQIVNSFGMFDSLWAPIALYMGTDIVSIYIFLQFVRSIPTSLDEAARLDGANAFTIYRKIIFPLLKPAIATVVIVKGITTYNDFYIPFLYMPSEDLGVISTSLFRFKGPFGAHWETISAGAVLVILPTLIVFLLLQRFIYNGFMKGATR, encoded by the coding sequence ATGAACCGCCGCGCAGTGGCCCGCACGCTGGTGTACCTGTCCTTGATCGCCGCGACGGTGGTGGTCCTGCTCCCGCTGGCGGCCGTAGTCCTGACGTCCCTCAAATCCGAGTCGGAAATGGCGAACGACAGCGGAGCCCTCGCCCTCCCCGACGACCTGCTGAACCTCCACAACTACGCGACGGCGTTCGAGGACGGCCGGATGCTCTCGGCCTTCGCCAACACGGCGATCATCCTGCTCTTCGCCATCGGCGGCACGGTCCTCATCGGCTCGATGACGGCGTACGCCATCGACCGCTTCACGTTCCGCTTCAAGAAGCTGGTCGTGGCCCTGTTCCTGGTCGCCGCCCTGGTCCCCGGCGTCACGACCCAGGTGGCGACCTTCCAGATCGTCAACAGCTTCGGCATGTTCGACAGCCTCTGGGCGCCCATCGCCCTCTACATGGGCACGGACATCGTCTCGATCTACATCTTCCTGCAGTTCGTCCGCTCCATCCCGACCTCGCTGGACGAGGCGGCCCGCCTGGACGGCGCCAACGCCTTCACGATCTACCGCAAGATCATCTTCCCGCTGCTGAAGCCGGCGATAGCGACGGTGGTGATCGTCAAGGGCATCACCACCTACAACGACTTCTACATTCCGTTCCTCTACATGCCGTCGGAAGACCTTGGCGTGATCTCGACGTCCCTGTTCCGCTTCAAGGGCCCGTTCGGCGCCCACTGGGAAACGATCTCGGCAGGAGCGGTATTGGTGATCCTGCCGACGTTGATCGTCTTCCTGCTGCTGCAGAGGTTCATCTACAACGGCTTCATGAAGGGCGCGACCAGGTGA
- a CDS encoding glycoside hydrolase family 2 protein yields MLQATPLTDGWIVRHESAALPATVPGCVHTDLLAAGVIPDPFLGRDEAEVAWVGRRDWTYETDLTAAPAHSAHEQHEQHEQTDLVFDGLDTVAEILLDGQLLGRVRNMHRSYRFDVTGLSGRLSVRFASAYAAAEAVRGKLGERPAAYPEPYQYIRKMACSFGWDWGPTLVTAGIWRPVRLEQWSTARIARVRPLVTVEQGTGHIELAVDVERTRVEAPLTVEATVGGVRARAEIDGTSGVVRLTLPDVELWWPRGYGEQPLYDVELTLRHGEDALDVWRRRIGFRTVELDRRPDEHGAGFTLVVNGERLFARGVNWIPDDVFPSRITRERYRERLRQAADAGVDLVRIWGGGIYESEDFYDACDELGLLVWQDFPFACAAYPEEQPLRGEVEAEARENVVRLMPHPSLVLWNGNNENLWGFRDWEWEPRLAGDSWGEGYYLGVLPRVVAELDPTRPYTAGSPWSGSWDRHPNDPAHGTHHSWEVWNREDYADYRLSVPRFVAEFGWQAPPAYATLRRALPGEELAPDSPGMLHHQKADDGNGKLRRGLERHFAFPEGDFDRWHYLTQVNQARAVAAGIEHWRSHWPVCAGTVVWQLNDCWPVTSWAAIDGDGREKPLYHELRRLYADRLLTLRAREQERERGLEVAVVNQAAKGWAGAVRLRRMSVDGAVVGEASVGFGAEGRAVARVGVPRELEPVGPKEFLVADADGVRAVHFPAPDREVPYPRPEFDVALVPGGVVVTARTLVRDLLLQADRLHPDARADRGLVTLLPGEEVTIGVRGWETPDAAAARSALYCMEPSR; encoded by the coding sequence ATGCTTCAGGCCACACCGCTCACCGACGGATGGATCGTGCGGCACGAGTCAGCCGCGCTGCCAGCCACCGTGCCCGGCTGCGTGCACACCGATCTGCTGGCCGCGGGGGTGATCCCGGATCCCTTTCTCGGGCGGGACGAGGCCGAGGTGGCGTGGGTGGGGCGGCGGGACTGGACCTATGAGACCGACCTGACGGCGGCGCCGGCGCACTCGGCGCACGAACAGCACGAGCAGCACGAACAGACCGACCTCGTCTTCGACGGGCTCGACACCGTCGCCGAGATCCTGCTCGACGGGCAGCTCCTGGGCCGGGTACGGAACATGCACCGCTCGTACCGCTTCGACGTGACGGGGCTGAGCGGGCGGCTCTCGGTGCGTTTCGCCTCCGCCTACGCCGCGGCCGAGGCCGTGCGCGGCAAGCTGGGCGAACGGCCCGCCGCGTACCCCGAGCCCTACCAGTACATCCGCAAGATGGCCTGCTCCTTCGGCTGGGACTGGGGGCCGACCCTGGTGACGGCCGGGATCTGGCGGCCGGTGCGGCTGGAGCAGTGGTCGACGGCCCGGATCGCCCGCGTGCGGCCCCTGGTGACCGTCGAACAGGGCACCGGGCACATCGAGTTGGCGGTCGACGTGGAGCGGACCCGGGTCGAGGCGCCGCTCACCGTGGAGGCGACGGTCGGCGGGGTGCGGGCGCGGGCGGAGATCGACGGGACGAGTGGGGTCGTACGACTGACGCTGCCGGACGTGGAGCTGTGGTGGCCGCGCGGATACGGCGAACAGCCACTGTACGACGTCGAGTTGACGCTCCGGCACGGCGAGGACGCGCTGGACGTGTGGCGTCGGCGGATCGGCTTCCGGACCGTCGAGCTGGACCGGCGGCCCGATGAGCACGGCGCCGGATTCACCCTCGTCGTCAACGGCGAGCGGCTCTTCGCGCGGGGCGTCAACTGGATCCCGGACGACGTGTTCCCGTCCCGGATCACCCGCGAGCGGTACCGGGAGCGGCTGCGGCAGGCGGCCGACGCGGGCGTGGACCTCGTACGGATCTGGGGCGGCGGGATCTACGAGAGCGAGGACTTCTACGACGCCTGTGACGAGCTGGGGCTGCTGGTGTGGCAGGACTTCCCGTTCGCGTGCGCGGCCTATCCGGAGGAGCAGCCGCTGCGCGGGGAGGTGGAGGCCGAGGCGCGGGAGAACGTCGTACGGCTGATGCCGCATCCCTCGCTCGTGCTGTGGAACGGCAACAACGAGAACCTGTGGGGGTTCCGGGACTGGGAGTGGGAGCCGCGGCTGGCCGGGGACTCCTGGGGCGAGGGGTACTACCTGGGCGTACTGCCGCGCGTGGTGGCCGAGTTGGATCCGACGCGGCCGTATACGGCGGGCAGTCCCTGGTCCGGGTCGTGGGACCGGCATCCGAACGACCCGGCGCACGGCACGCACCACTCCTGGGAGGTGTGGAACCGGGAGGACTACGCCGACTACCGGCTGAGTGTGCCGCGTTTCGTGGCCGAGTTCGGCTGGCAGGCGCCGCCCGCGTACGCCACGCTGCGGCGGGCGCTGCCGGGCGAGGAACTCGCGCCGGACTCCCCCGGCATGCTGCACCACCAGAAGGCGGACGACGGCAACGGGAAGCTGCGGCGGGGGCTGGAGCGGCATTTCGCCTTCCCCGAGGGGGACTTCGACCGCTGGCACTACCTCACGCAGGTCAACCAGGCGCGGGCGGTGGCGGCCGGGATCGAGCACTGGCGGTCGCACTGGCCGGTGTGCGCGGGCACGGTCGTATGGCAGCTCAACGACTGCTGGCCCGTGACGTCCTGGGCGGCGATCGACGGGGACGGGCGGGAGAAGCCGCTGTACCACGAGCTGCGGCGGCTGTACGCGGATCGGCTGCTGACGCTGCGAGCGCGGGAGCAGGAGCGGGAGCGGGGGCTGGAGGTGGCCGTCGTCAATCAGGCGGCCAAGGGCTGGGCGGGGGCGGTGCGGCTGCGGCGGATGTCCGTCGACGGGGCGGTGGTCGGCGAGGCGAGTGTGGGGTTCGGCGCCGAGGGGCGGGCGGTGGCCCGGGTCGGCGTACCCAGGGAGCTGGAGCCGGTCGGGCCGAAGGAGTTCCTCGTGGCGGACGCGGACGGTGTGCGCGCCGTGCACTTCCCCGCGCCGGATCGTGAAGTGCCCTATCCCCGGCCGGAGTTCGACGTCGCGCTCGTGCCGGGCGGGGTCGTGGTGACGGCCCGTACCCTCGTACGGGACCTGCTGCTCCAGGCCGATCGGCTGCATCCGGACGCCCGGGCCGACCGGGGGCTCGTCACGCTGCTGCCCGGCGAAGAGGTGACCATCGGGGTGCGCGGCTGGGAGACTCCCGACGCGGCGGCCGCTCGCTCCGCCCTGTACTGCATGGAGCCCAGCCGATGA
- a CDS encoding ribonuclease D: MTDAQDTAADSSLRTTGGAPPDDGGSSVTEAPIPLLEPREGIPPVIADEAALAEVIAAFAAGSGPVAVDAERASGYRYGQRAYLVQLRREGAGSALIDPVACPDLSGLGEALSGVEWVLHAATQDLPCLREIGMVPSRLFDTELAGRLAGFPRVGLGAMVEGVLGFVLEKGHSAVDWSTRPLPEPWLRYATLDVELLVDLRDALEKELDRQGKLEWALQEFDAIAAAPPAEPRKDPWRRTSGMHKVRRRRQLAVVRELWQTRDRIAQRRDVSPGKVLGDAAIVEAALALPGNVHALAALNGFGQRMGRRQLEQWQAAVDRAKALNDSQLPAPGQPVTGPPPPRAWADKDPVAAARLSAARAAVSALAEQLNMPQENLITPDTVRRVCWEPPKVVDAESVAEALAGYGARAWQVEQVTPVLVAALSA; the protein is encoded by the coding sequence GTGACCGACGCCCAAGACACCGCAGCAGACAGTTCACTGCGAACCACCGGAGGCGCCCCTCCGGACGACGGCGGATCTTCTGTTACGGAGGCGCCGATCCCTTTGCTGGAGCCCCGCGAGGGCATTCCACCCGTGATCGCCGACGAGGCCGCGCTCGCCGAGGTGATCGCCGCCTTCGCCGCGGGTTCCGGCCCCGTCGCCGTCGACGCCGAACGTGCGTCCGGCTACCGATACGGCCAGCGCGCCTATCTGGTGCAGTTGCGCCGCGAAGGGGCGGGGTCCGCCCTGATCGACCCCGTGGCCTGCCCCGATTTGTCCGGGCTCGGTGAGGCGCTCTCCGGTGTGGAGTGGGTGCTGCACGCGGCCACCCAGGATCTGCCCTGTCTGCGCGAAATAGGCATGGTGCCGAGTCGGCTGTTCGACACCGAGCTCGCCGGGCGGCTCGCCGGATTCCCTCGGGTCGGCCTCGGCGCGATGGTCGAGGGCGTGCTCGGGTTCGTGCTGGAGAAGGGACACTCGGCCGTCGACTGGTCGACCCGGCCCCTGCCCGAGCCGTGGCTGCGGTACGCGACGCTCGACGTCGAGCTCCTCGTCGATCTGCGCGACGCGCTGGAGAAGGAGCTGGACCGGCAGGGGAAGCTGGAGTGGGCGCTGCAGGAGTTCGACGCGATTGCGGCCGCGCCGCCTGCTGAGCCGCGTAAGGATCCGTGGCGGCGTACGTCCGGGATGCACAAGGTGCGGCGGCGTCGGCAGCTGGCCGTGGTGCGGGAGCTGTGGCAGACGCGGGACCGTATCGCTCAGCGGCGGGATGTGTCTCCGGGCAAGGTGCTCGGAGACGCGGCCATTGTCGAGGCGGCGCTCGCCCTGCCGGGCAACGTGCACGCCCTCGCCGCGCTGAACGGATTCGGGCAGCGGATGGGGCGGCGGCAGCTGGAGCAGTGGCAGGCCGCGGTGGATCGCGCGAAGGCTTTGAACGACTCTCAGTTGCCGGCGCCTGGGCAGCCGGTGACCGGGCCTCCGCCGCCGCGGGCTTGGGCCGACAAGGATCCGGTCGCCGCGGCCCGGCTTTCTGCGGCTCGGGCCGCGGTGTCGGCGCTGGCCGAGCAGCTCAACATGCCTCAGGAGAACTTGATCACTCCGGATACCGTGCGGCGGGTTTGCTGGGAGCCGCCGAAGGTGGTTGACGCCGAGTCGGTTGCGGAGGCGTTGGCTGGTTATGGAGCTCGGGCGTGGCAGGTAGAGCAGGTCACGCCGGTGTTGGTTGCTGCCTTGTCCGCCTAG
- a CDS encoding carbohydrate ABC transporter permease, with protein sequence MTETTEKAALKATAGAAPTAPEPAPAPRTARLWRGATPWLFLLAPLALLIVFTYAPIANMVAYSFTDWDGVSPELHYTGTENYAELFTRSDLFEVFWVSGYYLAASVFQIVAALYFATILSFNVRFRNFFKGVLFFPYLINGVAIGFVFLYFFQDGGTLDSVLGLFGVETDRAWLGTPESANTSLAAVSVWRYLGLNFVLFLGAIQSIPGELYEAAELDGANRWHQFRYIIAPGIKPVLSLTVILSISGSLSVFEIPYIMTGGATGTETFVIQTVKLAFQFNKTGLASAAAVVLLLIVLAVSWVQRRLVPDDKVDLA encoded by the coding sequence ATGACGGAGACGACGGAGAAGGCGGCCCTCAAGGCCACCGCGGGGGCGGCACCCACCGCCCCCGAACCGGCCCCCGCCCCGCGCACGGCACGCCTGTGGCGCGGGGCCACCCCCTGGCTTTTCCTGCTCGCCCCGCTGGCCCTGCTGATCGTCTTCACCTACGCGCCGATCGCCAACATGGTCGCGTACAGCTTCACCGACTGGGACGGCGTCAGCCCCGAGCTGCACTACACGGGCACCGAGAACTACGCCGAACTCTTCACCCGCTCCGACCTGTTCGAGGTCTTCTGGGTCAGCGGCTACTACCTGGCCGCGTCCGTCTTCCAGATAGTCGCCGCCCTCTACTTCGCCACGATCCTGAGCTTCAACGTCCGCTTCCGGAACTTCTTCAAGGGCGTGCTGTTCTTCCCGTACCTGATCAACGGGGTCGCGATCGGCTTCGTCTTCCTCTACTTCTTCCAGGACGGCGGCACCCTCGACTCCGTCCTCGGCCTGTTCGGCGTGGAGACGGACCGCGCCTGGCTCGGCACTCCGGAGTCGGCGAACACCTCCCTGGCCGCCGTCTCCGTCTGGCGCTACCTGGGCCTGAACTTCGTCCTCTTCCTCGGCGCGATCCAGTCGATCCCCGGCGAGCTGTACGAGGCGGCCGAACTGGACGGCGCGAACCGCTGGCACCAGTTCCGCTACATCATCGCGCCCGGCATCAAGCCGGTGCTGTCCCTCACCGTGATCCTCTCGATCTCGGGCTCCCTGTCGGTCTTCGAGATCCCGTACATCATGACCGGCGGCGCGACCGGCACCGAGACCTTCGTGATCCAGACCGTGAAGCTGGCCTTCCAGTTCAACAAGACGGGGCTCGCCTCGGCGGCCGCGGTCGTACTGCTGCTGATCGTGCTGGCGGTGTCCTGGGTGCAGCGGCGCCTCGTCCCCGACGACAAGGTGGACCTCGCATGA